The genomic segment ATAGTACTTTTAAACTTATGCACTTGCCATTTCACCTATATCCCGATACGGATATTATTATTTTTGGACATACTCATCAATTTGATTGTCAATATAAAAATAAAAAACTTTTTATAAATCCAGGAGAGATATGCGCTAGAGAAAAGCCAATAATTTCGTGTGTAAAACTACAGATTAATCCAAATGAGTATATAATCACAAGATTTTTTAAAAAAATAGATGAAAATAATTTTATGAAAGAAGAGTTTAGATATGAGCAGTAATCAAATATATTTATGTGCAATTTCAAATATTGAAAGCGGAACTTGTAATGAAGATTGTAAATTTTGTACACAAAGTGTAAAATATAAAGCAGATATACAAAGATATAGAAGAAAAGAGATTGAAGAAATAGTAATAGAAGCAAAAAAAGCTAGAGAAAACAAAGCTGTTGGGTTTTGTTTGGTAACAGCTGGAACAGGGCTTGATGATAAAAGATTAGATTATGTTTGTAGAGCTGCTGATGCTGTACATAAAGCCGTTCCAGATATTTCTTTAATTGCTTGTAATGGAATTGCAACTTATGAGCAGTTAAAAGAGTTAAAAAAACATGGAATTGAAAATTACAACCACAATCTTGAAACGGCAAGAGAGTTTTATAGTGAAATTTGTACAACTCATTCATGGGATGATAGATATAACACTTGTTTGGATGCAAAAAAAGCTGGATTATATTTATGTACAGGTGGAATTTTTGGTCTTGGAGAAACACAAGCTAACAGAGTTTCTATGCTTGAATCAATTGCTTCTTTAGAGCCAATGTCTGTACCAATTAACTTTTTTCATCCAAATGAAGCACTTCCTTTGGTAAAGAATCCTTTATCAAAAGAGGAAGCTTTTAAATTAGTTGAATTAACAAGAAGTTATTTACCAAATCAAATGTTAATGATTGCAGGTGGTAGAGAGTTGATGTTTGGAGAAAATCAGTACGATGTATTTAAACATGGTGCAAATGCTTTAGTTGTTGGAGATTATTTGACAACTGGAGGAGCAAGTGCTGAAGATGATATAAAAGCTGTTACAGCTTTAGGATATGAAATAGCTTTTGCTTGTCATCAATAAATAAGGGCTTTAAGCCTTTATTTATTTGATTAATTTTTTATTTTATAAAAATTAGTCATCTAAAGAAGATGCGTCATCTTCACTTTCTATAGTTCCTGTGATTATTGCATCATTTATTCCCATTGAGTTTAAAATTCTATCTTCTATCTCTTTTGCAATAGCTGGATTATCTCTTAAGAAAATTTTTGAATTTTCTCTTCCTTGACCTATTTTTGTATCACCATAACTAAACCAAGCTCCAGCTTTGTCGATAATATCAAGTTTAACACCGTAATCAACAAGCTCTCCTGTTTTAGAAATACCCTCTCCAAACATAATATCAAACTCAGCTTGTTTAAATGGAGCTGCAACTTTATTTTTTACAACTTTAACTTTTGCTCTATTTCCAATAGAATTTTCACCTTGTTTTAGTGTTGCAATTCTTCTAATATCTAGTCTTACGCTTGAGTAAAATTTAAGTGCATTTCCACCTGTTGTTGTTTCAGGACTTCCATATCCAGTCATTCCAATTTTCATTCTTATTTGATTAATAAAAATAACTGTACAGTTCATTTTGCTTAAAAGTCCAGTAATTTTTCTTAAAGCCTTACTCATAAGTCTAGCTTGAACACCAACTTGTTGGTCATCCATATCACCATCAATTTCTACTTTTGGAGTAAGTGCTGCAACTGAATCAATTACAACTAAATCAACAGCTCCACTTCTAATAACAGTTTCAAGTATTTCTAAAGCTTGTTCTCCAAAATCTGGTTGAGAAACAAGTAAATTATCAGTATCAACACCTAAATTTTTTGCATATCCTACATCTAAAGCATGCTCTGCATCAATAAATGCACATACACCTCCTGCTTTTTGAGCTTCTGCAATTGCGTGAAGAGTTAAAGTTGTTTTTCCAGAACTTTCAGGTCCATATATTTCAATAACTCTTCCTTTTGGCAATCCTCCAACTCCAAGAGCTAAGTCAAGACCAAGAGAACCTGTACTAATAGCTTCAGTTGGAATTACCTCTTTATCTCCAAGTCTAATAAGTGTTCCTTTTCCAAAAGCTTTGTCTATTTGTTTAATTGCTAGTTCTAATGATTTTTTTTGATTTTCATCCATTTGATTTCCTTTTTTAGTTTTCTTTTGTTTGTTTATTTTGAAATCTTAGCACAAATTTTTAAAAGTTATTAAAAATATGTCAAATTGCAATATTTTTACTCTTCATTTAAAGTTTGTACTGTTTCAATCACTTTTATATGAGACTTTACTCTTTTTTGCATAGTATGAGTTTTTATATGTTTTGCTAATATCTTTGTATATTTTTTGTAATTTCTTGAGTCTTTTTCAAAACTTGCTAGTTTTTTTTGTATTTTTAAAATATCATCAGGAATAACTTCAATCATTTTTTTTCCTCTAAAAATATAAATCTATTATTGCATAATTTAATAAAATATTAAATAAATCCAATTTTCGATAAAATAAAAACTAATTTATACTTGAGGCAAAAATATGTTCAACGGAAAAAATATACTTATAACTGGTGGAACTGGTAGTTTTGGTAAAAAATATACTGAGATTTTGTTAAAAAAATATAAACCAAATAAGGTAATTATTTTTAGTAGAGACGAGTTAAAACAGTATGAGATGGCTCAAGAGTTCAATGCTAAATGTATGAGATATTTTATTGGAGATGTAAGAGATAATCAAAGATTAAAACAAGCTACTAAAGATGTTGACTTTATAATTCATGCAGCTGCACTAAAACATGTTCCAATAGCTGAATACAATCCTATGGAGTGTATTAAAACAAATATAGATGGTGCTCAAAATGTAATTGAAGCAGCATTAGAAAATAGTGTAAAAAGAGTAATAGCACTATCAACTGATAAGGCTGCAAATCCTGTAAATCTTTATGGTGCTACAAAATTGGCTAGCGATAAACTTTTTGTTGCAGCAAATAATTTAGTTGGAAAAAGTGATATAAAATTTTCTGTTGTAAGATATGGAAATGTTGTAGGAAGCAGGGGTTCTGTGGTACCTTTTTTTAAAAAATTAATAAATGAAGGAGCAAAAGAACTTCCAATAACAGATGATAAGATGACAAGATTTTTTATAACACTTGAAGATGGAGTGAATTTTGTTTTAAAAAACTTTGAAAGAATGCAAGGTGGGGAGATATTTATTCCAAAAATTCCATCTATGAAAATAGTTGATATGGCAAAAGCTTTAGCTCCAAATTTACCTCATAAGATTATTGGAATTAGACCTGGTGAAAAACTTCATGAGATTATGTGCCCAGCAGATGATAGTCACTTAACTTTAGAGTTTGAAAATCATTATGTAATAAAACCAACTATTAAATTTACAAGTGGATCTGATTTTTCTAAAAACCTTTTAGGAGAGATTGGAGTTCCAGTAGCTCAAGGGTTTGAGTATAACTCTGGGAATAATAAGCAGTTGTTAAGTAGTGAAGAGTTTTTAAAAATGGTTTACAAAGTATGATGGATTTTATTCCTTATGGAAAACAGACTATTGATGAAGATGATATAAAAAGTGTTATTGAAGTATTAAAATCACCATATCTTACAACTGGTCCAAAGATTGAGGAGTTTGAAGCTGAACTTTGCAAATATACAGGTGCAAAATATTGCGTAGCCGTAGCAAATGGAACAGCTGCTTTGCATTTAGCTTCGCTTGTACTTCTAAATAAAGGTGATAAAGTTCTTACAACTGCTAACTCTTTTTTAGCAACTTCAAATTCAATTTTGTATGTAGAAGCTAAACCAATATTTGTAGACATACAAGAAGATGGAAATATAGATTTAGATTTGTGTGAAGAGGAGCTTAAAAAAGACTCTTCTATAAAAGCTATATATGTAGTTCATTTTTCAGGAAATCCAGTAAATCAGAAAAAATTAAAATATTTAAAAGAGACTTACAATATAAAAATTCTAGAGGATTGTGCTCACAGTTTAGGAGCTAGTTTTGATGGTATAAAAGCTGGAAGCTGTGAAAATAGTGATTGTAGTATCTTATCTTTTCATCCAGTAAAACATATAACAACTGGTGAAGGTGGTGCCGTTACTACAAACTCTAAAGAGCTTTATGAAAAACTTTTAGAGTTAAGAGCTCATGGGATAAAAAGATTACCAGAAGTAGCTCCTTGGTATTATGAGATGCACTCTTTGGGATATAATTATAGAATTACAGATATGCAGTGTGCTTTGGGAATTAGCCAATTAAAAAAACTAGATAGTTTTATAAAAAGAAGAAGAGAGATAGCTTTAAAATATGATAAATCTTTTTTAAATAGTGTCGTAAAACCAATATATGTTTTTAATGGAAACTCTTCTTATCATCTATATGTTGTAAAAGTTGATTTTAGTAATTTAAGTATCTCAAAAATAGAGCTTTTTAATAAAATGAGAGAAAAAAATATTGGATTACAACTTCATTATATTCCTATAAATAAGCAACCATATTATAAATCTTTAGGGTATGGAGATGAGATAACACCTATTATGGAGAA from the Aliarcobacter cryaerophilus ATCC 43158 genome contains:
- a CDS encoding YfcE family phosphodiesterase: MKIGILSDSHHKNDYLKECIEFLKKEDCEYLIHAGDICSKVGLEILKNSNLKYVAVFGNNDRDLFELSPEYNIKKEPYYFKIADSTFKLMHLPFHLYPDTDIIIFGHTHQFDCQYKNKKLFINPGEICAREKPIISCVKLQINPNEYIITRFFKKIDENNFMKEEFRYEQ
- a CDS encoding biotin synthase, which translates into the protein MSSNQIYLCAISNIESGTCNEDCKFCTQSVKYKADIQRYRRKEIEEIVIEAKKARENKAVGFCLVTAGTGLDDKRLDYVCRAADAVHKAVPDISLIACNGIATYEQLKELKKHGIENYNHNLETAREFYSEICTTHSWDDRYNTCLDAKKAGLYLCTGGIFGLGETQANRVSMLESIASLEPMSVPINFFHPNEALPLVKNPLSKEEAFKLVELTRSYLPNQMLMIAGGRELMFGENQYDVFKHGANALVVGDYLTTGGASAEDDIKAVTALGYEIAFACHQ
- the recA gene encoding recombinase RecA; the encoded protein is MDENQKKSLELAIKQIDKAFGKGTLIRLGDKEVIPTEAISTGSLGLDLALGVGGLPKGRVIEIYGPESSGKTTLTLHAIAEAQKAGGVCAFIDAEHALDVGYAKNLGVDTDNLLVSQPDFGEQALEILETVIRSGAVDLVVIDSVAALTPKVEIDGDMDDQQVGVQARLMSKALRKITGLLSKMNCTVIFINQIRMKIGMTGYGSPETTTGGNALKFYSSVRLDIRRIATLKQGENSIGNRAKVKVVKNKVAAPFKQAEFDIMFGEGISKTGELVDYGVKLDIIDKAGAWFSYGDTKIGQGRENSKIFLRDNPAIAKEIEDRILNSMGINDAIITGTIESEDDASSLDD
- the pseB gene encoding UDP-N-acetylglucosamine 4,6-dehydratase (inverting), with product MFNGKNILITGGTGSFGKKYTEILLKKYKPNKVIIFSRDELKQYEMAQEFNAKCMRYFIGDVRDNQRLKQATKDVDFIIHAAALKHVPIAEYNPMECIKTNIDGAQNVIEAALENSVKRVIALSTDKAANPVNLYGATKLASDKLFVAANNLVGKSDIKFSVVRYGNVVGSRGSVVPFFKKLINEGAKELPITDDKMTRFFITLEDGVNFVLKNFERMQGGEIFIPKIPSMKIVDMAKALAPNLPHKIIGIRPGEKLHEIMCPADDSHLTLEFENHYVIKPTIKFTSGSDFSKNLLGEIGVPVAQGFEYNSGNNKQLLSSEEFLKMVYKV
- the pseC gene encoding UDP-4-amino-4,6-dideoxy-N-acetyl-beta-L-altrosamine transaminase; its protein translation is MMDFIPYGKQTIDEDDIKSVIEVLKSPYLTTGPKIEEFEAELCKYTGAKYCVAVANGTAALHLASLVLLNKGDKVLTTANSFLATSNSILYVEAKPIFVDIQEDGNIDLDLCEEELKKDSSIKAIYVVHFSGNPVNQKKLKYLKETYNIKILEDCAHSLGASFDGIKAGSCENSDCSILSFHPVKHITTGEGGAVTTNSKELYEKLLELRAHGIKRLPEVAPWYYEMHSLGYNYRITDMQCALGISQLKKLDSFIKRRREIALKYDKSFLNSVVKPIYVFNGNSSYHLYVVKVDFSNLSISKIELFNKMREKNIGLQLHYIPINKQPYYKSLGYGDEITPIMEKFYEECFSLPIYTSLRDEEQEYVIKTLFEVLNA